Proteins from a single region of Acidobacteriota bacterium:
- a CDS encoding C1 family peptidase: MKRIALLMLIAANCGAAFGQGPVATGNLPATKDDLERIDAYRPSPTSSNESEVLPKSVDIGTGLTVRHQYQQGACTAFAIAYAAEILNLNAGREPLKLSPYFLWDWTVHRIMNFDQAPLPEVDSAVCTNWGEDRINMSIAADENLAEYRRRCRDCGCGLCSKGGISIPRGLYELKRVGGLPIEDKYSQADCGKSDESLRPALKSIITAKYTSETRYFMPSNNFESDIGPEIIDEIKQTLAQRVPVVVGVNVNFKDNKGEIVGLDSLQPYSGFHAMTVVGYDRVETADSGPAQVFKLINSWGPGWGDRGYLWLTEEAFRRLVKEVYFVSSVPAGDRRPIETGQRIGATRFKLNYQLSDETDLCLDANTYVDERPEEGFRDAIVYRCHNGENQIWDVILIEKPNTYLIRAYNGKFLSIVDRRLSLDDDDRTPNSRWMLSKSADGKRYIFTTSEAVGNFALGVDPVAIDAYSDTNPTPVELYRPNNSVFQEWVGQFVRDKQILKSIDLKRRNQ; encoded by the coding sequence ATGAAACGAATTGCATTGTTGATGTTGATCGCGGCGAACTGCGGAGCGGCGTTCGGCCAAGGACCGGTCGCAACCGGAAATTTGCCGGCGACCAAGGACGATCTCGAACGTATCGATGCCTATCGGCCTTCGCCGACGTCATCGAACGAGTCTGAGGTGCTGCCCAAATCGGTGGATATCGGCACGGGCCTGACCGTCCGTCACCAGTATCAGCAGGGCGCCTGCACCGCGTTTGCGATCGCATACGCCGCGGAGATCCTGAACTTGAACGCCGGTCGTGAGCCGTTAAAACTCAGTCCATACTTTCTGTGGGATTGGACGGTTCACCGGATAATGAACTTCGATCAAGCGCCGTTGCCCGAGGTTGACTCCGCCGTCTGCACCAATTGGGGAGAAGACCGGATTAATATGTCGATTGCCGCCGACGAAAACCTGGCGGAGTATCGCCGTCGTTGCCGGGATTGCGGATGCGGACTTTGCAGCAAGGGCGGAATCAGTATTCCGCGAGGTTTGTATGAATTAAAGCGAGTCGGCGGCCTTCCGATCGAGGACAAATACAGCCAGGCGGATTGCGGAAAATCCGATGAGAGTCTGCGACCCGCCTTGAAGTCCATTATCACTGCGAAATACACATCCGAAACACGCTATTTCATGCCTTCAAACAATTTCGAGTCCGACATCGGTCCTGAAATCATTGACGAGATCAAGCAAACACTCGCTCAGCGCGTTCCGGTCGTCGTTGGCGTAAACGTCAATTTCAAGGATAACAAGGGTGAGATTGTCGGGCTCGATTCGTTGCAACCATACTCCGGATTCCACGCGATGACGGTCGTCGGCTATGACCGCGTCGAGACTGCCGATTCCGGTCCGGCCCAGGTTTTCAAACTCATCAACTCGTGGGGTCCGGGTTGGGGCGACCGCGGATATCTGTGGCTCACGGAAGAAGCATTCCGACGTCTCGTCAAGGAAGTCTATTTTGTCTCGAGCGTTCCGGCTGGTGATCGTCGACCGATCGAGACCGGACAACGTATCGGCGCGACTCGCTTCAAACTGAACTACCAATTGAGTGACGAAACGGATCTTTGCCTCGATGCCAACACGTACGTTGATGAGCGTCCGGAAGAGGGCTTTCGCGATGCTATCGTATATCGCTGTCATAACGGCGAAAACCAGATCTGGGACGTAATTCTCATCGAAAAACCAAACACGTATCTGATTCGGGCATACAACGGAAAATTCCTATCGATCGTCGACCGTCGTCTTTCGCTCGATGACGACGATCGGACACCCAATTCTCGTTGGATGCTTTCAAAGTCCGCCGACGGTAAGCGTTACATCTTCACGACTTCAGAAGCGGTTGGGAATTTCGCGCTCGGCGTCGATCCGGTTGCCATCGATGCCTACAGCGACACCAATCCGACGCCCGTCGAATTGTACAGACCCAACAATTCCGTCTTTCAGGAATGGGTCGGCCAATTCGTGAGGGACAAACAAATACTCAAATCAATTGATCTGAAAAGGAGAAATCAATGA
- a CDS encoding DUF2935 domain-containing protein, which produces MSVATIETKETGGFIQYNRSGGGETEQPFEKPLIVPAIENSAPTAHAWADARFAVDIMAEHALFFTLMLPPEVAEREHAAAVKFNETFNNLYQFIGPTAPSQNDLKSFVSKITAEIKPFIEYKSKLGEAQASGRLRSLVWPLFFEHTQNEAERWVRRLETLAGGESELDKDEVSTFWTGIMDEHARFVGHLLDPDEFELIETAMKTSRVFRDMHNHGAIAGAAVALVHEPATVVGSLVENPETNAILSAAETILDFTTMAARGIEGARIKSIIDPRLADHVRRESLKFVDELKRAV; this is translated from the coding sequence TTGTCAGTTGCAACGATCGAAACCAAAGAAACCGGCGGATTTATACAGTACAACCGAAGCGGCGGCGGTGAAACCGAGCAACCGTTTGAAAAACCGCTGATTGTTCCGGCGATCGAGAACTCGGCCCCGACGGCACATGCTTGGGCGGATGCACGGTTCGCGGTCGATATAATGGCCGAGCACGCGCTTTTTTTTACATTGATGCTGCCCCCGGAGGTCGCCGAACGCGAACATGCCGCGGCAGTTAAATTCAACGAGACTTTTAACAATTTGTATCAGTTTATCGGCCCAACCGCGCCCAGCCAGAACGATTTGAAAAGCTTCGTCAGCAAGATTACAGCGGAAATCAAGCCGTTCATCGAGTACAAATCGAAGCTTGGCGAGGCACAGGCCTCCGGCAGATTGCGGAGTTTGGTCTGGCCGCTTTTTTTCGAACATACGCAAAATGAAGCCGAACGATGGGTGCGGCGGCTCGAGACTCTGGCCGGCGGCGAGTCGGAGCTTGATAAAGACGAGGTGTCGACGTTTTGGACGGGCATAATGGACGAACACGCACGGTTTGTCGGACATTTGCTTGATCCGGATGAATTTGAGTTGATCGAAACCGCGATGAAGACGAGTCGCGTGTTTAGAGATATGCATAACCACGGCGCCATCGCCGGAGCGGCAGTCGCACTCGTGCACGAACCGGCGACCGTAGTTGGTTCGTTGGTTGAAAACCCGGAGACCAACGCGATTCTGAGCGCCGCGGAAACGATCCTGGATTTCACCACAATGGCGGCAAGAGGCATCGAAGGCGCGCGGATCAAGAGCATCATCGACCCGCGGCTCGCCGATCACGTGAGGCGTGAGTCGCTCAAATTCGTCGATGAACTGAAACGCGCCGTTTAG
- a CDS encoding radical SAM protein, with the protein MKILLYNPDNGITRNFMPHLWMFLLQSLTPKQHEVILIDGNAKAMTREELVQFCKDENIGLVGIGAMTRMVARAYLVADSLRAAGIKVVMGGPHVTECPDEALGLDGGPQHADAIALGEADSYWAQIVEDAANGELKQRYQPAVDPKGNDIKPSLQDYPHIPWETLDLEQFSLVPKFLRGPMSKLGAGWGKFFVVPIETGRGCPYGCEFCTVTGFFGDSIRFRTNESVVEELLRLKARAKEEKGQIAVFFIDDNLAINKKRLKGLLREIIAADAILPWVAQISANLLADEELVDLIADAGGKWIFIGMESIDPANMADVNKTFSKPANYQAVLEGLRRRNIYAITSFIFGMDNDTVGVADRTVGEIESWAPGLPVFGQLTPFPATPLYDRLEKAGRLHRPKHWLEFAPFVMAHNPLKMTIEEAKTETFNAWSRSYSPERNAEAIESIKDAPIQVRISHLVARLFFRGIYFPQMGKMAWIKLLFQNRKTIFSLTAEGLRTWRNARRRAKVSGEAVPNV; encoded by the coding sequence ATGAAAATTCTTCTTTACAACCCCGATAACGGCATCACACGCAACTTTATGCCGCATTTGTGGATGTTTCTTCTGCAGTCGCTGACGCCGAAACAGCACGAAGTCATTCTCATCGACGGCAACGCCAAAGCGATGACGCGCGAAGAACTGGTCCAATTCTGCAAGGATGAGAACATCGGCCTCGTCGGCATCGGCGCGATGACGCGGATGGTCGCGCGTGCGTACCTCGTCGCGGATTCGCTCCGCGCCGCGGGAATCAAGGTCGTGATGGGCGGACCGCACGTGACCGAATGCCCGGACGAAGCGCTCGGACTCGACGGCGGGCCGCAGCACGCCGACGCGATCGCGCTCGGCGAAGCGGACTCGTATTGGGCGCAGATCGTCGAGGATGCGGCGAACGGCGAACTCAAGCAGCGCTACCAACCGGCGGTTGACCCGAAAGGCAACGACATCAAACCGTCGCTGCAGGATTATCCGCATATTCCCTGGGAAACTCTCGATCTCGAACAATTCAGTCTCGTGCCCAAGTTTTTGCGCGGACCGATGTCGAAGCTCGGAGCCGGTTGGGGCAAGTTCTTTGTCGTCCCGATCGAAACCGGTCGCGGATGTCCTTACGGTTGCGAATTCTGCACCGTGACCGGATTTTTCGGCGATTCGATCAGATTCCGCACGAACGAGAGCGTTGTCGAAGAACTCTTGCGGCTCAAAGCGCGTGCCAAGGAAGAAAAAGGACAGATCGCCGTATTCTTCATCGACGACAACCTTGCGATCAACAAAAAGCGCCTCAAAGGCCTGCTCCGCGAGATCATTGCCGCCGACGCGATCCTGCCTTGGGTCGCCCAGATCAGCGCCAACCTGTTGGCTGACGAAGAACTTGTCGATCTCATCGCCGATGCGGGCGGAAAATGGATCTTTATCGGAATGGAATCGATCGATCCGGCGAATATGGCGGACGTCAACAAGACCTTTTCGAAGCCCGCGAATTATCAGGCGGTGCTCGAAGGGCTTCGTCGCCGAAATATCTACGCGATCACTTCGTTCATTTTCGGAATGGACAACGACACGGTCGGAGTCGCCGACCGCACCGTCGGCGAGATCGAAAGCTGGGCGCCGGGACTCCCGGTTTTCGGCCAGTTGACGCCGTTCCCGGCAACGCCTCTGTACGACCGGCTTGAAAAGGCCGGACGTCTCCATCGTCCGAAACACTGGCTCGAATTTGCGCCGTTCGTGATGGCGCACAATCCTTTGAAGATGACGATCGAAGAAGCGAAGACCGAAACGTTCAACGCCTGGTCGCGTTCGTACAGTCCGGAACGCAACGCCGAAGCGATCGAATCGATCAAGGACGCGCCGATCCAGGTCCGCATCAGCCACCTCGTCGCGCGCCTTTTTTTCCGCGGCATCTATTTCCCGCAAATGGGCAAGATGGCTTGGATCAAGCTTCTGTTCCAGAACCGGAAGACGATCTTCTCGTTGACGGCCGAGGGATTGCGAACCTGGCGCAACGCGCGCCGCCGGGCCAAAGTGAGCGGCGAAGCCGTCCCGAACGTCTAG
- a CDS encoding SDR family oxidoreductase, translated as MQKVILITGASTGIGKETAKLFQAKNWRVAATMRSPEKADDLQRIADVECFRLDVTDVDSIKSAIAGAIGKFGRIDAVVNNAGYGLVGAFESASDEQIRRQFETNVFGLMNVTREILPYFREQRRGTIVNVASVGGRITFPLYSLYHATKWAVEGFSESLQYELEQFNIRVKIIEPGPIKTDFYDRSADVTRKEGLTVYDQFIDRVMPNMLKAGEDAPDGRVVADAVWNAVTDGSKRLRYNVNTKGMLFARRFLPEWAFFKVIKGALVK; from the coding sequence ATGCAAAAAGTAATCTTGATAACCGGCGCTTCGACCGGGATCGGCAAGGAAACGGCGAAGTTGTTTCAGGCAAAGAACTGGCGCGTCGCGGCGACGATGCGCTCCCCCGAAAAGGCGGACGATCTGCAGCGGATCGCCGACGTCGAGTGTTTTCGCCTCGACGTCACCGACGTCGATTCGATCAAGTCGGCGATCGCCGGCGCGATCGGGAAATTCGGCCGGATCGACGCCGTCGTCAACAACGCCGGCTACGGCTTGGTCGGCGCTTTCGAATCGGCTTCGGACGAGCAGATCCGGCGCCAGTTCGAAACGAATGTCTTCGGGCTGATGAACGTGACGCGCGAGATCCTGCCGTATTTTCGCGAGCAAAGGCGCGGAACGATCGTCAACGTCGCATCGGTCGGCGGCCGCATCACATTTCCTCTTTACAGTCTCTATCACGCAACGAAATGGGCGGTCGAGGGATTCAGCGAATCGCTCCAGTATGAGCTCGAACAGTTCAACATTCGAGTCAAGATCATCGAGCCCGGCCCGATCAAGACCGACTTCTACGACCGTTCGGCCGACGTAACTCGCAAGGAAGGATTGACGGTTTACGATCAGTTCATCGATCGCGTGATGCCGAATATGCTCAAGGCCGGCGAAGACGCGCCCGACGGCCGGGTCGTCGCCGACGCGGTCTGGAACGCCGTGACCGATGGCTCGAAACGTCTTCGCTACAACGTCAATACCAAAGGAATGCTCTTTGCGCGGCGTTTCCTTCCCGAATGGGCGTTTTTCAAGGTCATCAAGGGAGCGTTGGTGAAATGA
- a CDS encoding exonuclease SbcCD subunit D → MKFLHIADVHLGCTRYQLAESQRDFFDAWVDVLKRYAIDEKVDFVLMAGDFFHKRQVPPETMNYAFAGLSLLKDHGIPVVSIEGNHDQKHTDTEYSWLRSLESWGLIKLLEPRNIDGKFVYEPWDAENESYIRGGYVDIGNARIFGSAWYGASANWAIPMLTEALGNCRREGAFHILMLHTDVEGHQTHPIPALTLANLKELKAVTDYVAIGHTHKCFEIDNWAFNPGSLEITKIDEFRETRGAWLVEIGENNEVNAQHVRDYRQRPFQRLDFDVSGVADPKIITDGVFAKVETEARSAEEGKPAPIIEITLRGQLGFPNSLLETQKMREEVQTRTGALHVRLKNHTVPVDYAVAADLDDDVSRESLERRVIEDLIRNDNRYKLRAEAMAEAVIGAKRMVLGDEEPEKIAEFIALKAL, encoded by the coding sequence ATGAAATTTCTTCACATCGCCGACGTCCATCTCGGATGCACTCGGTATCAATTGGCAGAGAGCCAGCGCGATTTTTTTGACGCGTGGGTCGACGTGCTCAAGCGCTATGCGATCGACGAAAAGGTCGACTTCGTCCTGATGGCCGGCGACTTTTTCCACAAACGGCAGGTTCCGCCCGAGACGATGAATTACGCTTTCGCGGGACTTAGTCTGCTGAAGGACCACGGCATCCCGGTCGTTTCGATCGAGGGCAACCACGACCAGAAACACACCGACACCGAATACAGCTGGCTCCGTTCGCTCGAGAGTTGGGGACTGATCAAGCTTCTCGAACCGCGAAACATCGACGGCAAGTTCGTTTACGAACCGTGGGACGCCGAAAACGAAAGCTACATTCGCGGCGGCTACGTCGACATCGGCAATGCCCGGATCTTCGGCTCCGCCTGGTACGGCGCATCGGCGAACTGGGCGATCCCGATGCTCACCGAGGCGCTCGGAAATTGCCGCCGGGAAGGAGCGTTTCATATCCTTATGCTCCACACCGACGTCGAGGGCCATCAGACGCATCCGATCCCGGCGCTGACGCTCGCGAACCTAAAGGAACTCAAAGCGGTGACCGACTACGTCGCCATCGGCCACACGCACAAGTGCTTCGAGATCGACAACTGGGCCTTCAATCCGGGGTCGCTCGAGATCACGAAGATCGACGAGTTCCGTGAAACGCGCGGCGCGTGGCTGGTCGAGATCGGTGAGAATAACGAGGTCAACGCGCAACACGTCCGCGATTACCGGCAGCGGCCGTTTCAAAGACTCGATTTCGACGTTTCCGGCGTCGCCGATCCGAAGATCATCACGGACGGTGTTTTCGCCAAGGTCGAAACCGAGGCGCGCTCCGCCGAAGAAGGCAAACCGGCGCCGATCATCGAGATCACCTTGCGCGGACAGCTTGGATTCCCTAATTCCCTGCTTGAAACGCAAAAGATGCGCGAAGAGGTTCAGACACGAACCGGGGCGCTCCACGTTCGCCTCAAGAACCACACCGTCCCGGTCGATTACGCGGTTGCCGCCGATCTCGATGACGACGTCTCGCGCGAGTCGCTCGAACGGCGCGTGATCGAGGATCTGATCCGCAACGACAACCGTTACAAACTTCGCGCCGAAGCGATGGCCGAAGCCGTCATCGGCGCCAAGCGAATGGTGCTCGGTGACGAAGAACCCGAGAAAATCGCGGAATTCATCGCGCTCAAGGCGCTCTAG
- a CDS encoding LON peptidase substrate-binding domain-containing protein, with protein MSEQFERVERFRYLPIFPLPLVLMPNELLPLHIFEQRYRQMLTDIESNGNVFGVSFFKPGDGFDDRPAPGSIGCIAEVREVENLPDRRAMIVTVGVGRFELLRYLETGDEYLVAEIEFFEDDPGDRDVIEPLAREVFEIFKRVARAAFDLTGESGTIPEIPQSDPETMSYLIAAALKVEPEQKQKLLEIRSTAERLERLREMLGGIVEKMEDTAHIQKISRTNGHSKRKIDY; from the coding sequence ATGTCGGAACAATTTGAAAGAGTTGAGAGGTTTCGATATCTGCCGATCTTTCCGCTGCCGCTCGTGCTGATGCCGAACGAACTCTTGCCGCTTCACATCTTCGAGCAGCGTTACCGGCAGATGCTTACCGATATCGAATCGAACGGCAATGTCTTTGGCGTGAGTTTTTTCAAGCCCGGTGACGGGTTCGACGATCGCCCGGCTCCGGGGTCGATAGGCTGCATCGCGGAAGTCCGCGAGGTCGAGAATCTCCCAGACCGCCGTGCAATGATCGTCACCGTCGGCGTCGGGCGCTTCGAATTGCTTAGATATCTTGAAACGGGTGACGAATATCTGGTCGCCGAGATTGAGTTTTTTGAAGACGATCCCGGCGATCGGGACGTCATCGAACCGCTGGCCCGCGAGGTTTTCGAGATCTTCAAACGCGTTGCACGCGCGGCGTTCGACCTTACCGGCGAAAGCGGAACTATTCCCGAAATCCCGCAGAGCGATCCGGAAACGATGTCATATCTGATCGCCGCCGCGCTCAAGGTCGAGCCCGAACAAAAGCAGAAGCTTCTTGAAATTCGCTCAACCGCCGAACGGCTCGAGCGGTTGCGGGAAATGCTCGGCGGGATCGTCGAAAAAATGGAAGACACCGCGCATATTCAGAAGATATCGCGGACCAACGGCCATTCGAAACGGAAAATAGACTATTGA